Sequence from the Candidatus Krumholzibacteriia bacterium genome:
TGCCCAACAACGTGACCCTGCGGTACGAGGAGCCGTGCTCTGCGTAGGCGTACTGCACGAGGACGATGTCGGTGTGCGCGTCGCCGTCGACGTTTCCCGCCGCCATGCGGTCGCAGGACCATCCGGTCAGTCGCAGCAACTGAGGCGCGAAGGAGCCGTCGCCGTTGCCGAGGATCGTACCCAGCGCCCCCCTCCCCCCTTCGAAGTAGGAGGAGCCGTAACTCACCAGGATGTCCATGTCTCCGTCCTCGTCCACGTCGAGTGACTCGAGGTCGTTAATGTGGCTCTGCGCCATCGCGCCGAGGACGCGGGGCTCAGCGAAGGTCCCGTCTCCAATGCCCCGACGCAGGGACACTTGCCGCCCGGCGCCGACCAGATCGAGGATGCCGTCGCCATCGAAGTCCGCGAGATCGGCGGCTACGGAAGAAGCCGCGTCCGGGAGCGGGTCGAATCCGCCGTCGCCGCGGCCGAGGAGAACTCGGAGAGAGCTTCCGGAGAGCACCGCGTCCGTGTCGCCATCCAGGTCCAGGTCACCCAGAGCGAGAAGCGAACCCTTCGGAGCCGCGAGGTCCGCGGTGCGCAGGAAAGCGCCAGTTCCCGTCCCCGCGAAGAAGGCGATGCCGTCCTCTGCCGAACGGTCGTTCGCGTACGTGGCGGCGATGTCGAGCGCGCCGTCGCGATCGAGGTCGCAGGTCGCGACGCTGCGCGTCGGTCCGCCCGTAGGAATCTCGCCTTCGCTGCCGAAACTGCCGTCGCCGTTTCCGTAGGCGATCGCCACCATCCCCGTGCCAGTGGTCATGGCGACGTCGGCCCGCCCGTCCCCGTCGAAGTCGGAGGTCACGAGCGTCGACGCCCCCGGGGCGGCCACCGAATCCCTGGGCTTGGCGAGACCGCCAGGCGTGCCTCGGTAGACAGAAAGTGTCCCATCGTCCCAGACGGCGACGAGGTCGGAGAAGCCATCCCCGTCGAGGTCGGAGGCGGCGAGTCCGTACGGGTGCTCCGGTGTGCCGCGCGTGTCGACGACCTGCCCCATTCCGAACGTTCCTCGGCCGAGGTTCGGGAAGAACATCACATTCGTGGCGTTGGCGGTCGCGATGTCGATGACGGTGTCGCCGTCCAGGTCGGCGAGCACGATGGCACGGGGACTGTAGTAGGAATCGAGCGCTGCTGGAAAGCCGAAGGAGCCGTTGCCGTTGAAGAGCAAAGACACGCCGCCACGGCTCGCCGACACACAAGCCGCGAGATCCAGATCCCCGTCGGAGTCCAAGTCGGCGCTCGCCACAGCCGTGGGCAACCTGCCGAAGCTCAAGGTCACGCGGTCGCCGAAGCCGCCACCGCCGTCACCTCTCCAAACGAAGACTTCGTCCGTGCCGCGGCTCGCCGCCACCAGATCGAGGTGTGCGTCGGAGTTCAGGTGCGATGTCGTCAGATAGTCCGCGGCGGCCGCCAGGCTCGTGTGGACGGTGAACGTCCCGTCACCGTCTCCGAGAAGGATCGAGATCAGACCTTCACCCTCCTGCCGGTGCGCGACCGCCAGGTCCAATCTCCCGTCGGCGTCGAAGTCGCCAGCGGCGAGAGCGCCGGCGTCCGCGACAACGTCGGAGTCGAGCCTTGATCTCGGGATCCGCCCGGCATTCCCGAGCCAGACCGAAATGCCCTGCGGACCGGAGTTCGCCGTCGCGATGTCGGCGACGCCGTCCCCGTCAAAATCCCCGGCGGCGACCCAGAGCGCCCTGCCTCCGGTGGAGGCGGAGATGAAGCTCGAGTCGAAACGGACGTCGAACGCGCGCCCGGGCGGCGCGACAACGAGCGTTACGAACGCCGCACACCACACGCGGCCTGGGATTGCCGCGCCAGGTCGATCTCGCGAATGGCGTGAATACTGCTTCATGGGCGATACATCGATTTGATCGTTCCCCAAGTTCCACGGGTGATTGCTGTCGGCGGCTCGCAGACGTAGATGCGGAACGTGTAGTCCGGATCCCCGATATCCGCCCCATGCCGGATCCAGCTCCCTTCCGGGATGCGCGTGTACGCCGCGCCGCGCGGGTAGGGGTCGAACTGTCCGCCGAGCCAGCCGCAACCGCCACCCGTCGTTCGCAGGACGAGCGTGTACGTAACAGCAGGGGCGACGCTGGCGGAGGCAGCGAAGTCGATCCCGACCCAATGTCGATCCACTGGAACGTAGGCGAGGGGCACACTCGAACTCGAAATCACCGTGCCCGGAAAACCGCGGCGGATCTCGGCGACGAGGGAGTCCTCGAACAATCTCCCGAACGACCGATTGCCGAGGAACTCGATGCGCGTCAGGTGACCCGCATGGCCGACGACGAAGGTCTGGGCGCGGTAGTAATCGGCCGATGGGCCGCCGGAGATCCCGGGCCACAGCTGCTGGGCCTGGTCCGGGACCTCGCAGGACGCGGCGCATGCTGGCATCGGCCGCAACACCGCGACGAGGAGCACGCAGACACGCACGTCATGGCGCACCGCCGGCTTCCCGGAGACGCGGGACCTGAAGAGTCGGGCGAATCGCATGGCGTACTCGCACCTGCACGAAACTTTCGAACGAGAGCATTGTACCGCGCGCGGCAAGGGATAGGAAGTCCTTGCCAGCCGGGGTGGTGGTTCGTTCCGCGTTATTTTGAGTTCCGTGAGGTGCTCGGCCAGTGTTCTGCCACAAAGCGCCAGGTGCGGCCTGCGGTGGTTGTATTCGCTTTCCCCGCGTGTTTCTTCCGCAGCTCCTGAGGTGTTCTGAAGACCGTGCGGCGATAGAATTCGTCCTCGTGGGTACGATGACTCCTCTCGACCTTGCCCTTGGCCTCGGGAGAGGCAGCTGGAGTATGGCGGTGCTCGCACACAGCCTGTTGGGGGACGTGTACGACAAGAAGGCTCGGCAACAAGAGTCTCCCTGCCAGCAGGATCCCTCCTTCGGGGAGGCCACCAAGCCTCCGGAGGTCGGGCGGAAATCCGCAACGTCGCCGACGGCCACGTGCCATTCAGGGCCGTCTGCTCCGAGCCCTGGGCTATTGCAGCACCGCGAGCTTCCGCGTCAGCCGACGCGTCCCCACCTGCAGTTCGTAGATGTAGAGACCGCTCGCCACCCGTGTGCCCGTGGCGTCGATCCCGTTCCAGGTGACGCGGTAGGCGCCTTCCTCCTGCCAGGAGTCCACGAGCCGACGCACCACGCGCCCGGCCACGTTGTAGATGGTGAGCCGCACGTGCCCGGCGTCCTCGGGGGCAACGGCGTAGTGGATGGTCGTGGCCGGATTCATCGGGTTCGGGCGGTTCTGCTCGAGAACCGTCAGACGCGGCGTCCTGTTCTCCGTCAGATCCGTCGTGCCGCAGGCTGGAGTTCCGTCGCACACCGTCTCGAACGTGCCGGAATCGGTGAGCGAGATCTCATCGAGCCACCAGCCCTCGGCCGGCGTCAGGTTGGCGGCGTTGCAGCCGAGGCGCCAGCGGACGAGCACGGACTTGCCGGCGTAGAGCGGCTGGCCGAGGGGCGCCGTCATGCCACCGAGGTTCACAGTCACCATTTGGAAGCCGTTCGAGTTGCCGCTCCAGAAGAGCGTTCCCCTGGCGAAGGGGCTGCCATTCGGGTTCACCGGCACACGCGTCGAGTTGTAGGTGTTGCCGATGTCCTGCCAGGTCGCACCGCCGTCCGCGGAGATCTCCAGCACCGCGCCGTCGTACCCATCCTCGAGGACGTACTGGTGCCGGAAGCTGAGCACGGAAGTCGGGCTGACGTAGAGCAGCGGCGAGACGAGGACGATGTTCTTGATCGCTGGAGAGTCGCTGGCGAACCAGGCGTGTGTAGGGCTGTAGGCCGCGCTCGTTGTATAGCCCCAGTCGTCGACACCGCTCAGGGCCGCATGGGTGAACCCATTTGGCGCGGTTCCCTCCATGTCATCGAAGAACTGCAGCGGCACCAGCTCCCGGTTCGACTCGAGCTCGAGGTCGAAGGTGCGCGTCACCGTGTAACCGCCTTCGGCGCTGAGATCGAGCGCCAGAGTGGCGGTCGTGAGGCACGGCGTCTGCGAGCTCACGCGGATCGCGAACGGTTGGTCGCCGCCCTCGAAGTGCTGCGCGTCGAGGTCGCCGTAACCGGAGGTCGGATGCTCCACCGAGAGATGGTTGGAGAGGCTGCGGAGCGTCGCGCCCACGGCCTTGGCGTGCGTGCCGCCAGCGTTCCGCACCGTCACCGCGAGGCTCAGGCTTTCGCCGCCGTCAGGCCGGCCGTCGCCGTCGCAGCCTGCCACCTCCGCCACCTGCACGGCGTCGATCACCAGATCCGGGGCGTCGCAGGCAAGTGTCACGTTGCGTTCCACCACGTTGGCGTCGACGTTCCCCTGGCTGTCGCGCGCCCGCACCACGAAGTAATAGGTGGCGTTGGGGGTGAGACCGGTGACGCGATGCTTGAGCAGACTGGTGGAGGCGATCGGCGTCACCGTCGGTACCGGGGAGGAGGAGGAAGCGTAGATGAGATAGGTTACGGGCGGGCTCATGTCGCTCGCCGCCTGCCACTTGAGGTCGGCAACATCGCAAGCCGGCGTGTTGGGGTTGCTGGCCGTTTCGAGCCCGGCGAAGATGGGGGCGTCCGTCTCGGCGCCTGTGCAGAGCGCTGTGGCCTCGCACTGCTGGCGCAGGATCGCGGCATGGGTCACCTGGTAGTCGTCGAGGTTCCAGCCGGGAAGCACGACCCCGGAGGAAGCCAGGTCGGTGGCCATCCGGAAGCGCAGCAGGCAAGTCTGGCCTTGCCAGGGCGCCATCGCCAGGTTCACGGCGTCGAAGAGCGGGTAGCTGGCGTTCATGCCGTTCCAGCACCGCCGACCCGAGATGGAAGACTGCGGGTTGACCATGACCGCGTCGTCGTACCCGACGTCGGTCTGGTCACCGACATCGATCCAGCTTTCGCCGCCGTCCAGCGACAGCTCGAGAAGGCAGCCGTCCCAGTCGTTCTCCGTGTCGTACCGGTGCCAGAACGTTACCACCGTGGTGGCAGACGGCACGAAGGCCGGGGGTTCGAGCGTGACGTCCTTGCCCGTGGGCGGGGCGACGCTGAACCAGGAGTGGCCGGGGATGGCGCCGAACGTGTGGTTGCCGTTCGTGTTGTGGGACCAGTCGTCTTCGTTGATGGTGGAGCCATGCTGCCAGCCGTTCTCCGTCCCTGACTCCATGTCGTCCACGAAGGGCGAAATCGCCACGAAGAGCGAATCGACGGCGAGCTGGACGAGGATGTTCTGGGTTACCGAGTAGCCTCCCGCCGCCGCCAGATCGAGGGCCAGCGAGGCAGTGGCGCCACAGAAGGCGCCTGGGTTCCCGTGGATACGGAACGGCACGATCGTGCTGCCGACCCTGCCGCGCCCGAGGTCCGGGAACTGCGCCGACCCCTGCACCACGGAGAGCATGGGATTCTGGCTGGTGAGGGTGCCGGTGATCCCGGTCGCCGGGGCCGCTGTGGGCCCGTTGCGGATCGTGACCGCGAGGCTCACGTTTTCGCCGGGATCGACGAAGCCGTCCAGATCGCAGCCTCCGGAGACACGGGAGAAAGACACGGAGAGCGATGGCGTAGTGTCGCAGACCTGACCCACGCTGAAGCTCGCCAGCATCTTCTGGCTGCTCGGTCCGATGTTGCGCACGCTGACTCCGGTGGCGGCGCCGGCATGATCGCGCGACGAGGGCAACGTCGTATCGTCCCAGTTGGCGTTGTTCTCGGCGCTGAAGAAATCCTCCGACTCGCCGAACCACGGGCCCACGACGGGCGGCGCCGCTGTTTGCATCTCCCACTGGTTATCGGCCTCGATCACCATCACCTGATAATGACCGGTCAGGCACGGGTTGCCCGTTGGGCAGGACTCGTCATTCTGCGTCAGGACGTTGTTGTCTATGTGCGTGATCAGAAAACCGGTGCCAAGAAGGTACTGGTCCCACTTCTTGCGCTGCCGGTTCTCCACCAGGAACCACTCGTTCTGCGAGTAATCCCCGCCGCGCCAGAGCTTCACGGCCTCTGCCGCGTCGCCCTGGTAATAGAGCGGCGCCGTCTCGTCGCAGACGACCTCGCGCGGTGCGAGCCAGCCGAGTTCCTCCTTGCTCCAAGCGCACATCTGCGTCGGCGTGGCTGGGTGAGCATAGTCGCCGCCGTACGCGCCAGCGGCCATGAGGCAATACAGGCCCATCCCGCCGGTGCTCACCTGTCCCGCCGGGTCGTAGGCCGTGCGGTCGTAGAGGTCCGGCAGCCCGAGGGCGTGGCCGAACTCGTGGCTGAAGACGCCGATCTCGATGCGGCCGGCGAAGCAGGACAGCGCCGGCATGATCACGTAGTCGTCGACCAGGAGGGGCTGGCCGTTGGCGCCGATGTCGTTGGTGACAAAGGGCTGGCCGTGCTGGGTCCAGCCGGAGTACGAGAAGGAGTGCGACCAGATCTCGCTGCCACCGCATTCGCCGCCTTCGTTCGGGTGCACGAACATGACGAGGTCCACCTTGCCGTCGTCATCGCCGGAGTTGGGGACGTTGTCGGGCCCGTCATTGTCGTAGATGCGGAAATCGAGCGTCGGGTCCGCGGCCTGCAGCGTGTGGCGGATGAAGGCACCGGCCTCCCCCGACGCGGCGCTCGTTCCCAGGCCATTGTCGTCGCCGGTGTAGAACAGGCCGGGCTCGGGCAGGGGGAACCAGCCGAACACGCCGCCCTGTAGATCGAAGGTGCCGTACGACATGTCCCGATAGTGCTCGCGCATCGACCCAGGCTGGCCGAGCGGGTTGGTGGCGCCGTACTCGAGGCTGAAGAGCTCGTCCACGAGATCGGTCACGGGCCAGTCGGGGGCAGGCTTGTCGGCGTAGATGCCGGCAAGAACCGGGCAGAAGCGCGTCGTGGTGATGCGCGACGAGGCGATCGTCTCGGCCGAGCTGCGGGAGTGCCCCTTGCGCTCGAGCTCGCGGACGAGCTGGCGTCGTTGCAACTTCTGGCGCTCCACCACGCTGCGAAAACCTTGGCGAGGGTAGAAGAGTCCTGGGTCTCGGCGCAGCTCCTCCCGTACCGAAGCGGGCAGGCCGCGGCTGTTTCCGGGCGCTGGTGGCGGCATGGCGTTCGCTGCTCGGGGCACCAGGAGGAGCAAAGCCACGGTCACGGCCCAGGGCCGTGCGATGGTGATGGGCCAGGTCCGTGCGATGGTGATGGCCCGAGGCCGCGCGATGGAGAAGGGCCTGCCGCATGATCTGGTGGGTACACGGCCATTCCGCGGGTATTCGACACGATGCATTTCCGCTACCTCTAGGTCGAATGCGGTGAATGTTTGAACGGGCGCCGCGCTCGGTCGAGACAGGCTGTGCTTCCCCGTCGTCGCTGCGCACGCGGCGCCCATTCCTATCGGTACAGGCCCTTCACACCACCCCAAACCCAAGTCTCGATCGGCACGAGCAAGCAGGGCTCGGCCACGAAGCAACTCTCTTCGCCGTTGGTCCCTGTGGCTTGGAACTTCCCGGCGAGCCAGGAGGCCTCATGGCCACCTTGCGGAAGAGTGCAGATGTTGCGGAAGTCGGCTGCCGAATCGAGCGTGGTCCCCAGATTGGTGAGCGACAGGGTGTAGCGCACCGTTCCCGCGACGACGAGAGGCGAGAAGACGTCGCCCTGGGCCACGCACGCTGCGTAGACCTGCGGGTCGACCAGACCGGCCTTGACGCCCTCGAGGGTGGTCACGCCGTTGGTGAAGATGCCGAACCCGCCGGTGGCGCTCGATCCCTCCAGGTGATACCAGGTGGTTCCCTGGTCGGCGACGAGCGTCGTGCACGCCGCAGGGATGGGAACGCCGTCGTAGACCGTGCCCGTGCTGACGATGCTCGAACCCGCCAGGATGGTGGCGCCGGTGAGGCTCACGCCGGTGCCCGGAGGCACGTTGAAAAAGAACCCGGTGAGGACGGGATTCCCGAGCGCCGGGCTCTGGAAGGGGAAGACTCCGGAGGTGTTCTCGATGGTGAAGGTCACCGTCGCCGTCCCGGTCCCGGAGGCGAAGTTGCCGCCCGTGGCCGTGAAACCGATGGTGGCCTGAAACGACACTGTTTGATTCTCGGGACACAGGCCGTCCACGTTGGCGACGATCTGATCGGCCGACGCCGCGCCGGGCGCAAAGGCGAGGGTCACGATCGCAACGAACAGTGTTTTCATGGCGTGGCTCCTTGGTTGCGCGGTGGTTGTACCAAGCATCTCTCTCGGCCGACACCTCACGGCCCGCTCCTCCCTTCGCTGGGCATCAGCGGAGCAGTGTCATTTTCCGCGTCGCCAGGGTTCCGCCCCCTGCGAGCTCGTAGAAGTAGACGCCGCTCGGCATGTCGAGTCCCGCCTTGCTGCGCCCGTCCCACCAGACCAGGTGCTCTCCCGCCGGACGCTCCTCGTTCAGGAGCACCTGAACCAGTCGGCCGGCGACGTCATAGACGGCGAGTCGAACCCGGCCCCCTTGCGGCAGCGCGAAGGCGATGCGGGTGCGGGGGTTGAACGGGTTCGGCACGTTCGGGTCCAGCCGGTAGGCCGGAGGCGTCGTCGCGATCTCGGGCTGGTCGCTCGTTGTCATCTGCGTCGTCGAGATCGTGTACAAATGGTACGGACTCGGCTGGCTCTGTGAATTGGCGACGACGAAGGTGTAGGGGCCGCCGGCCGGGATCCAACGCACGACCTCGGTGGCCCCGTGCGTCGCCGACTGCGCCATGAGCCTTCCCAACGGATCCAAGAGGTAGAGAGAGAGCGCGTTGCCGTCCGGCACCTCCAAGACCGCCGTGATCAGAAGAGTGGACGAGTTCGTGGCGACGAGGTGAGGGGCGCCGGTCAGAAGGTCCGTCAATCCAGCAACGGTGCCCGCTGCAGAAACGGAAGTCTCCGTCGGGTTGCCGGTCCCGCTGCTGGCGCCATCATGAATGACGAACTCGTCCACGTAGATCATGTCCCTCTGCGGCTCGGGAGAGTCGTTCCGCACCACGAGACGGAAGACGTGGTCGCCATCGGCCGTCTCGAAGGCAGCGACCTCTCCGAAGCTGAGATCCTTCTTGCCGGAGTGGTCCGGCTTGTCCGGATCCGCTGGATCACGGTGGAAGTCAACGAGTCCCTGCGAGGTGGCGTCGATGAAGACTTCGGCATTGCCGCCCCGCGGCCCGCGGGCGATCCGCATCTCCACTTTCGACCCCGACCAGGCGAACTCGAGGAAAGCTTCGCCCCCGCCAGCGCCGACGTTGCGGCAGTAGTGGCCGTCACTGGCGCGCGAGTCCTCCACGCGGTGCCAGCCGCCGCTGCGGCTGACGCTCGGGTCGTCGCAATCCAGATGCGTGATGACGGGTGGCGTGGCCACTCGGCCCACGGCAGCGGCGGCGTTCACCAAACCGAAACCATGCAGCGGATCCCATCCGGGAGCACCGAGATCCGTTGCGGTTTCGTCGATGATCGCGCGCACCTGCTCGTTCGAGAGCAAGGGGTCGGAGCCGAAGACCAGAGCAGCCACGCCGGACACGTGCGGGCACGCCATGGAGGTGCCACTCAGCTTGGTGAAGTCACTCCTGCCGTTGAATATCGTCACCGTCGGATGGTCCGGCAACGCGGCCAGGGCCGCGCCGTCCTCCTGTGACATGGAGACAGCAGGCACCCAGTCGCGGCCGCGCGTGTCGTCCCGGGCAGTCCCGAGGGTGCCGTTGAAGTTGCCCGCGGCGTTGTTGTAGAGGATGACGCCAATGGCCCCCGCGTCCTGCGCCGCTCGCACTTTGTCGGCGAAGCTCGTGCCGCCGCGCTGTACCAGCACGATGTTTCCGGCGGACTCGGGCGGGTAGTCCGAGGGCAGGAGCCCGAGGCCCGCATCGACGGCCAAAGCAGTGATCCCTGGGGTCGTGGCCGCGAACTCCAAGGGATTGGCGTCGAGCCTCGCTCCAGCGTGGTCGACGCGGGCTTCACTGCCCGTGCCGCGGGGGAAGGTGGAGCGGACGTCGACCCCTGGCGCTACGACCTCGAGGCCTGGTCCGAAGTCGGAGAACTGCGCTCTTGCGAGCGTCCTATCCACGGCTCCGACGGCCAGCACGTCGGGATAGCCGGCGGGGAAGTTGAGGACCGGCGTTCCCACACCCTCCACGCCGTTGCCCGCGGCGGCGACCACCAGCAGGCCGGCCGCGAAGGCCGCCCCGTAGGCGGAGAGGCCAGTGGTGCTCGGTACCCTGCCGCCGAGGCTCATGCTGGCGACGCGAATATCGTTCTGCACGCACCAGTCGATGGCGGCCAGGATGTCCGATTCGAAGCCGCTGCCGGCATCGCTCAGCACCTTTAGGGCGTAGAGCTCTACCTCGGGGGCGACACCGACCACGCCGACGCCGTTGCGCTCGCCGGCGATGGTGCCGGCGCAGTGCGTGCCGTGGCCATGGCCATCTGCCGGCACGGGTGTATCGGTGACGAAGTTGTAACCGCCGCGGAAACGGTCATCGAGATCGAAGTGCAGCGCATCGATGCCGGTGTCGAGAACAGCCACCTTGATCGTCCGCCCGGTGGTCCGCTCCCAGACCGCTGGCGCGCCGACGGTCGTGATGCCCCAGGGAACGTCCTCACCGTCTGCCGTAGAGAAGGCCGACCCCTGCATCGGCACCGAGGTCGGCGAACCCTCGGCGTCGTGTTGGAAGACGAGGGAGCCCGCATAGGGCCCCGACGCCGGGGGACGAAAGCTCACCTCGAAGCCTTGGCTCGTCCCCGGCGCCAGGACTGCTCCGCTCGGCGTGACGGTGAAGGCGGTGTTGTTGGAGGTCACGTTGGAGACGGTGAGGGAGCGAGTGGAGCTGCTGTTGGTGACCGTCGCCGTGATCGTCCCGCTCGCTCCAGCCTCGAGGCTGCCGAAGTCCAGGCTTCCTGGTTGGACGGAGAATTCCGCCGTCACGCTCTGTAAGGGGAAGCTGCGCCCGCCGCCGCTGTTCGGAGCGCGATCGATGTTGACGAGCACGCCGCCCACGCCGGTGGCGCCCACGAGCTGCTGGCACTCGACGTAGGGGCTCCCCAGGACGTCTCCCGCTCCCGGAGCGGCGTTGCCGTTCGGCGCGCCGGCGAAGTTCGTGTTGGTCATCAGGATCTCGATGATCCCGCTCTCGACGTGGATCGCCCCGGCATCGGCAGGACCGACATCGGTGGCGAAGTTGCCATCGATGAAGCCGTAGCCGAAGGTGGGGGGTCCGGTCTCGGGCTTGCGCATTTCGACGTAGTACTCGTCTGCCGCGGTGCTGCCGGGTTTCTGCAGGGAGAAGACGAGCTTCCAGATGCCGTTGATGGGAAAGCCGTCGCCTGTCTGCGGGTTCGCCCCGGCGAGGCTTTGCACCCGAATCGAGAACAGCAGGTGCTCCGTATCGGGCTGGGACAGCCAAGCTGCAAGGATGTCCTGAGTCGCGTTTCCCGGCGGCGACTGGTCCCCGGCACTGGCACTCTCGTCGATCTCGGGGTCACTCTCGTTCCCCTGTGCGAGCATGACATTGTCCGGCTCGACGTAGTGCACCCGGTCATCCTGGCGGATCGCCTCGACGATGGCGTCACTCCCGGCCTGGATGGCGTAGGCCGGCACGAGCGAGTAGGCATGCAGGATCTGGGCACCATGCCCGGTGACCATGGCGCGCTCGCTTGGGCCCGGTGGGTTGTAGAAGGCGACGAAGTAGCGCCCTGCCGCGGACGCCACTGGGCGCTCCATGGGATAGCCGCCGAGCCTCTGGCCTTCGCCGGCTTGCTTCCCGAGGGAGGGATCGGCCCCGAGAGCGAGACAGGCGATGAAGACGGAAACCCAATGACTGGGACGTCGAAGGCAGGATTCCATGACCAGGCTCTCCCGGATACTGGAAGGAGTCTGCTGCACCGCTCGGCGCGGAGCGCGGCCACCTCCATGGTGCATTCTTGGCGGAGGAGAACGAGGGAGAGTCTCGCGAAAGGAGAATGACGTCGCCGTGAATTCCGCATTACATGTGCTTCATCCTGGTACCGGCCAGCGGAGGGGCAGAGAGGAGCCGCCGGCTCACATCCTTTGGCGGCAGAAACACATTGAATCTGCGGTACTTCTTCAACATCGTGGGGGAGGCGCAGGCTCGTTGCCTTGATCCAGCTCCGGAACCAGGCGGCGGACGTGCAAGAGGGACCGAACCCCCATGGGCCGGCGGTATGGCGCTTCCGAGACTCCCCCCCAGGAGCCCACGGAGGCCGGCGCGTCAGCAGCCGGGCCGGCGCCAGCCGCTGTCCGGGAGTTGCCGGCGCTCGACGGGGGCGATGCTCTGCCTACTTCTCGCCGCGACGGCGCCCGCCGCGTCCCAGCCCACGACCCCCACGGAGCATCAGGTCAAGGCAGCGTTTCTCTACAACTTCGGTCGTTTCGTGACCTGGCCCGCGCGCGCCTTCGCCGACAGCACGGCCCCCTTGCTCGTGGGCATCCTGGGTGAGGATCCCTTCGGAACGGAAATCGACGCCATGCTGCGGGGCAAGACGGTGGAAGGCAGGCCGGTGCAGGTGCAGCGTTTCCAGGAGCTTCGGGATCTCGGTCCTTGCCACATCCTCTTCACCGCTCGGTCGGATCCCGCTTTTTTGCAACAGTTGTTCGCCACCCTGCGCGGGCGCCCGGTGCTGACCGTCGGCGAGTCGACGGATTTCACCTCTCGCGGTGGGGTCATCCGGTTCTACTTGGAAGAAAACAGGGTGCGCTTCGAGATCAACGTGCGGGCGGCGCAACGGGCCGAGCTGTGGATCAGCTCCAAGCTGCTGAAGCTGGCACGGATCGTCGGGGAGGAGTCCGAGCGCTGACATGAAGAGATTTCGCGACCTGGCCATCCAGCGCAAGATGATCCTGATCATCATGGCCACGACCATGGTGGCGTTGCTGCTCGTCTGCTCTGGGTTCGTGGTGTACGACGTGCTGGCTTTTCGCCGCTCCATCCTGGGGAATCTGTCGATCCTGGCCAGCGTCATCGCCTCGAACAGCACGGCGGCGCTGGCCTTCGGCGACAGCGCCGCCGCTGGCGAGACCTTGGCGGCACTCCAGGCGGAGACCCACATCGTCGAAGCGGCGATGTACAACTCCCAGGGACAAGTGTTCGCGACCTACTCCCGCGCCGCCGGCGGGACGTTTTCGCCTCCCCCTCCGCAAGACGATGGACACCACTTCGGTGACGACCACCTGTCCCTGCACCGGGGCATCGAGTTGGCGGGGGAGCGGCTAGGGACGCTGTACATCCGCTCGGATCTGGCAGCCATGCGTACGCGGCTCACCCGCTACGCCCAGATCGTCGGTCTCGTCGTCGCCACCTCGCTCGTCGTGACCCTGTGGCTCTCCGCCCAGCTGCAGCGCCTCATCTCCGCTCCCATCCTACGGCTCGTACACACGGTGCGCCGAGTCTCGGCGGAGAGCGACTACTCCTTGCGCACCGCGAGCACGGGACGGGACGAGCTCGGGACCTTGATCGACACCTTCAACGAGATGCTGGGGCAGATCCAAACGCGGGAAAGCGCCTTGCAAGAGCGCACCCGGCAGCTCGAGGCGGCGAACAAGGAGCTCGAGTCCTTTAGTTACTCCGTCTCCCACGATCTACGTGTCCCGTTGCGCGCCATCGACGGCTTCTCGCTCATCCTCCTCGAGGAGCATGGTGGGGAACTGGGCGCCGAGGGGAAACGACTGTTGCAGGTCATCCGCTCGAGCGCTCAGGAAATGGGTCAGCTCATCGATGATCTGCTGTCCTTCTCGCGCTTCGGGCGGCTCCAGATGGAGCGATCCGAGGTGGATATGAACGGTCTCACTAGACAGCTGGTGGAAGAACTGCTGGCTCTGGAAGGCCCGCGCCGTCCACGGGTGGAGATCACCGACCTGCCCGCCACCCAGGGCGACCGCCGCATGCTACGGCAGGTGTTCGTGA
This genomic interval carries:
- a CDS encoding FG-GAP-like repeat-containing protein, yielding MWCAAFVTLVVAPPGRAFDVRFDSSFISASTGGRALWVAAGDFDGDGVADIATANSGPQGISVWLGNAGRIPRSRLDSDVVADAGALAAGDFDADGRLDLAVAHRQEGEGLISILLGDGDGTFTVHTSLAAAADYLTTSHLNSDAHLDLVAASRGTDEVFVWRGDGGGGFGDRVTLSFGRLPTAVASADLDSDGDLDLAACVSASRGGVSLLFNGNGSFGFPAALDSYYSPRAIVLADLDGDTVIDIATANATNVMFFPNLGRGTFGMGQVVDTRGTPEHPYGLAASDLDGDGFSDLVAVWDDGTLSVYRGTPGGLAKPRDSVAAPGASTLVTSDFDGDGRADVAMTTGTGMVAIAYGNGDGSFGSEGEIPTGGPTRSVATCDLDRDGALDIAATYANDRSAEDGIAFFAGTGTGAFLRTADLAAPKGSLLALGDLDLDGDTDAVLSGSSLRVLLGRGDGGFDPLPDAASSVAADLADFDGDGILDLVGAGRQVSLRRGIGDGTFAEPRVLGAMAQSHINDLESLDVDEDGDMDILVSYGSSYFEGGRGALGTILGNGDGSFAPQLLRLTGWSCDRMAAGNVDGDAHTDIVLVQYAYAEHGSSYRRVTLLGTGTPELGAEILFTGGFAWDLALDDLDGDSFDDLLELQWTNDVCIASGAGDGTFGERSCFGVGKSPRELRIADLNSDGRQDIAVANAGSPGVTILWNRSHPTHVSIEDFVSTATEAGIRLHWRVAYASGDPAFDVGVQRADRREGPYRLLAVLPTSAGVMSYVDGTALPGQTYWYRLLLMRADGSSTLAGPIEAARDLRHPMTALARVIEPPGGSPVRIRYTLGEASRRTRFEILDVRGRLVRALDVADQAPGSHEALWDRVAASGRRAGRGLYIVRLTTSDAVLQRKVVLVR